The Pseudomonadota bacterium nucleotide sequence TTAACTATAGCCTTACCCCGGCTTGTCCGTCCGGCTTCAGGAATATCATAAACTTTACACCAATAAACTTTCCCCTGATTTGTAAAAAACAGAAAATTGTGGTGAGTAGATGCGACAAAAAGCAATGAAACAAAATCCTCTTCCTTTGTTGCCATCGCGGTTTTACCTTTGCCTCCGCGACTTTGCGCATCATAAATACTTGCGGGCGTTCTCTTTATATACCCATTCTTGGAAACAGTAACAACCATATCCTCTTCAACTATTAAATCCTCAATAGAAATATCTTCCGTTTCATCCGTAATTTCAGTGCGTCGTACATCACCGTATTCACTTTTTATCTGGGTAAGTTCATCTTTTATTATATTTAACACTATCTTTTCGTTAGAAAGGATCTCTTTGTATCTTGCAATATCATTTATTATATTATTATATTCCTCAATTATCTTTTCCCGCTCAAGGCCTGTAAGCCTTTGAAGACGCATATCCAGCACAGCCTGAGCCTGAATAGGAGTCATATCGAATTTAGATATAAGTGATTGTTTGGCCTCTGCGGGAGATTTAGAGCTTTTAATCAATGTAATTACTGCATCAATATTATCTATCGCTATCTTGAGCCCTTCAAGTATGTGAGCCCTGGCTTCAGCTTTCTTTAATTCAAACTTTGTCCGCTTTATAATAATATCCTTGCGGTGCAGTACAAAATACTCAAGAATTTCCTTTAATTTTAAAACTTCCGGTCTGTTATTTACAACAGCAAGGAAGATGATCCCGAATGTGCTTTGCATCCGGGTATGCTTATAAAGTTGATTTATAATAATTTTGGCCATCTGGTCTTTCTTGAGGCCAAGAGCAATCCGCATCCCTTGTCTGTCGGATTCATCCCTTACATATTTTACTCCTTCTATATGCTTGTCACGGATCAGTTCGGCAATTTTTTCTATAAGGGATGCTTTATTGACCATATATGGAAGCTCTGTAACCACTATAGTTTCACTCTGGCTCTTTTTATCTATTTCAACGAAAACCCTGGCACGAACCTTTACTTTACCTCTTCCAGTGGAATAAGCATCATATATTCCACTTCTCCCGTAAATTATACCGGCTGTCGGAAAATCCGGACCCGGAACTATTTTAATAAGCTCTTCACATGTAATATCGGGGTTATCTATAAGACTCTTTATTGCTTCTATTACTTCGGTAAGATTATGCGGTGGAATACTTGTCGCCATTCCGACAGCAATACCTGATGATCCGTTTATCAGAAGACATGGAATTTTAGCAGGTAGTATTGAAGGCTCGGTTAAAGACTCATCATAATTCGGCACAACATCAACGGTCTCTTTATCGATATCTTCCATCATTTCATGGGCAAGGCGCGTCATTCTGATTTCAGTATAACGCATTGCTGCGGGGGGATCTCCATCTACAGAGCCGAAATTGCCCTGGCCATCAACAAGCAGATACCTTAATGAAAAATCCTGGGCCATTCGAACAATAGTATCATAAACCGCCGTATCACCATGCGGATGATATTTACCTATTACATCACCGACTATTCTGGCTGATTTTTTATACGGTTTGTTCCAATCATTCTTAAGCTCGCGCATGGCATAAAGAATGCGGCGATGAACAGGCTTAAGACCATCACGAACATCAGGCAAAGCCCTCCCGATAATAACGCTCATGGCGTAATCGAGATAAGACTTTTTCATTTCTGTTTCTAAGTTGATCTCATGTAGTTCTTCAGTTTGCATAATAATACAAAACCTTTTGTTTAAAGTTTGCTACCGGAATGGATATCTGTTCTCTATGCTTTGCCGACAAATACTCCGGCAAAAAGGAAAAGAATGATTTCATAAGCAATCACATAAGTATAACTGCCAAAAGCAGCATATGCTATACCCCCGCCGACTATGGCAGGCACACCACAAAAAATGAGAATCCCGAGTTTTCTGCTAAGATCCATATTATAATCCTTATTTTCTTTCAATAACCATGGCCATTCCCATACCGCCGCCTATACACATGGAAATAAGCCCTGTAGAATATCCTTTTCTTTTCATCTGGTTCATTCCTGAAACCATTTGGCGAGCACCTGTGCAGCCAATGGGATGCCCCAAAGAAATGCCGCTTCCCAGTTCATTCGGTCTGTCATTATCAATACCAAGTTCGCGCATACAACCGATAGCCTGCGATGCAAATGCTTCATTTAATTCTATCATGTCAATATCATTTAATGTCATGGAGGCTAATTTCAATGCTTTTTTAATAGCAGGAACAGGCCCAAGTCCCATATATGCCGGATCAACACCACCGGATGCAAAAGACTTGACATAAACAATAGGTTCAAGTCCAAGCTCTTTGGCCTTATCAAGGCTCATCATAACAACTGCCGCAGCTCCGTCATTTATTCCCGAAGCATTTCCGGCTGTCACGGTTCCGTCTTTTTTGAATGCCGGTCTTAATTTTCCCATTTTTTCAACGCTTGTTTCCATTGGGCGCTCATCAGTATCAACTATAGTGTCACCTTTTCGCGTTTTTATCACAACAGGGGTTATTTCCTGGGCAAATATGCCGTTTTTTATTGCAGCCATAGCTCTTTCATGGCTGAGTGCGCCTAGTTGATCCTGCTCTTCTCTGCTGATCCCATACATAGCAGCAATATTTTCAGCGGTTAATCCCATATGATAGCCATAAAATATCTCATATAATCCATCCAAAACCATTAAATCCTGGATCTGGCCGTTTCCGGTAATTTCCATTCTGTAACCCCAGCGGGCTTTTGGAAGCGCCATCGGTACAAGGCTCATGTTTTCCTGTCCACCGGCTATTATGACATCGGCCTGTCCGGCCATTATGGAAGTTGCGCCCAAAGCAATCGCCCTAAGTCCTGAACTGCACACTTTATTAATAGTAAAGGCAGGAGTCTCCTTCGGAATACCACCACGTATCATTGATTGTCTTGCAGGATTTTGCCCCAATCCGGCCTGAAGCACATTTCCCATTATAACTTCATCAATTTCAATTGCTTGTTTTGAATCATCCCAATCAAAATATTTGCTTTCAAGCTCGGTTATACCTTTATCTTTCAATTTTTCCGGAGCATTATCTAATGTATTTGCTCCAACAACAGGCCTGAGCCCCGTTCTTTTAAGAGCATCTTTTATAACCAGACCACCTAAATCAATAGCAGAAACATCTTTTAAGGTTCCACCAAATGACCCTACAGCAGTTCTTGCGCCTCCAACTATTACAACTTCTTTCATATCAAAAAACCTCCTGATTTTGACGGCTTAAAATAATGC carries:
- a CDS encoding acetyl-CoA C-acetyltransferase encodes the protein MKEVVIVGGARTAVGSFGGTLKDVSAIDLGGLVIKDALKRTGLRPVVGANTLDNAPEKLKDKGITELESKYFDWDDSKQAIEIDEVIMGNVLQAGLGQNPARQSMIRGGIPKETPAFTINKVCSSGLRAIALGATSIMAGQADVIIAGGQENMSLVPMALPKARWGYRMEITGNGQIQDLMVLDGLYEIFYGYHMGLTAENIAAMYGISREEQDQLGALSHERAMAAIKNGIFAQEITPVVIKTRKGDTIVDTDERPMETSVEKMGKLRPAFKKDGTVTAGNASGINDGAAAVVMMSLDKAKELGLEPIVYVKSFASGGVDPAYMGLGPVPAIKKALKLASMTLNDIDMIELNEAFASQAIGCMRELGIDNDRPNELGSGISLGHPIGCTGARQMVSGMNQMKRKGYSTGLISMCIGGGMGMAMVIERK
- the gyrA gene encoding DNA gyrase subunit A, with the protein product MQTEELHEINLETEMKKSYLDYAMSVIIGRALPDVRDGLKPVHRRILYAMRELKNDWNKPYKKSARIVGDVIGKYHPHGDTAVYDTIVRMAQDFSLRYLLVDGQGNFGSVDGDPPAAMRYTEIRMTRLAHEMMEDIDKETVDVVPNYDESLTEPSILPAKIPCLLINGSSGIAVGMATSIPPHNLTEVIEAIKSLIDNPDITCEELIKIVPGPDFPTAGIIYGRSGIYDAYSTGRGKVKVRARVFVEIDKKSQSETIVVTELPYMVNKASLIEKIAELIRDKHIEGVKYVRDESDRQGMRIALGLKKDQMAKIIINQLYKHTRMQSTFGIIFLAVVNNRPEVLKLKEILEYFVLHRKDIIIKRTKFELKKAEARAHILEGLKIAIDNIDAVITLIKSSKSPAEAKQSLISKFDMTPIQAQAVLDMRLQRLTGLEREKIIEEYNNIINDIARYKEILSNEKIVLNIIKDELTQIKSEYGDVRRTEITDETEDISIEDLIVEEDMVVTVSKNGYIKRTPASIYDAQSRGGKGKTAMATKEEDFVSLLFVASTHHNFLFFTNQGKVYWCKVYDIPEAGRTSRGKAIVNLLNFAQDEKLTTVLAVKDFEPGSFVIMATKRGQVKRTDIMAYSRPRVGGIKALKLDDGDELIAVRITDGTLNVFVCSALGKSIRFHESDIRATGRVTGGMRGMRLSKDDRIVGMEVLSHGQTLFAVTENGFGKRTSIDEYPVHKRGGKGVICIKTSERNGQVVTIIIVDEDDDLMLMTDSGKIIRTPISGISVISRNTQGVKLMNREEPEKVIGAVRLAEKD